In Roseofilum casamattae BLCC-M143, the following proteins share a genomic window:
- a CDS encoding Uma2 family endonuclease, with protein sequence MLTTKPRFATFAEYLEYEDDSEQLYELFNGELIAMPPESGLNVEIATFLVLQFARVLPYRQVRSNGLEVEVRGEPKNRYPDLTIIRQEHIELLAQRNTIRLSMPPPLLVVEVVSPGEIQRERDYIAKRKQYQDCGIPEYWIVDPHRESILVLELTGGQYTEVGEFGYGDTIESPSFPELELEVLQVLGVE encoded by the coding sequence ATGCTAACGACTAAACCTCGATTTGCAACCTTTGCAGAGTATCTGGAGTATGAGGATGATTCCGAACAACTCTATGAATTGTTTAATGGGGAATTAATCGCAATGCCGCCAGAGTCCGGACTGAATGTTGAGATTGCTACTTTTCTGGTTCTGCAATTTGCCAGGGTACTACCGTATCGTCAAGTACGGTCTAATGGACTAGAGGTGGAAGTCCGAGGCGAACCAAAGAATCGCTATCCGGATTTGACGATTATTCGACAAGAGCATATTGAACTTTTGGCGCAACGCAATACGATTCGTTTGTCGATGCCTCCGCCATTATTAGTTGTGGAAGTTGTGAGTCCGGGCGAAATTCAACGAGAGCGAGACTATATTGCCAAACGAAAACAATACCAAGATTGTGGCATTCCGGAATATTGGATTGTCGATCCACACAGAGAATCTATTCTGGTCTTAGAATTAACCGGAGGACAGTATACGGAGGTGGGAGAGTTTGGTTATGGCGATACGATTGAGTCCCCGAGTTTTCCGGAACTGGAGCTAGAAGTTTTGCAGGTTTTGGGAGTGGAATAG
- a CDS encoding Npun_R2479 family HD domain-containing metalloprotein — MLNLTSVVIDEFLVKIREGYHRTYGGYKPDYADIIVWAGSMALENIANSDALYHNVEHTIFVTLVGQEILRGKHIREGGVSPEDWLHFMISLLCHDIGYIKGVCRNDRHAERLYDSGIRDNLIQLPAGATDAGLTPYHVDRGKRFIEERFGGHKLIDAEEIKRNIELTRFPVPNDEDHADTINYPGLVRGADLIGQLSDPHYLQKIPALFYEFQENGANKQLGYSNPGDLRNNYPSFFWNVVSSYIQSSLNHLKLTQEGKQVIANLYANVFRVEHEAETSKFI, encoded by the coding sequence ATGTTAAATCTGACTTCTGTTGTAATTGATGAATTCTTAGTGAAAATCCGCGAAGGTTACCATCGCACCTATGGTGGCTATAAACCCGATTATGCGGATATAATTGTCTGGGCAGGGAGTATGGCCCTGGAGAATATTGCCAATAGCGATGCTCTTTACCACAATGTAGAACATACAATTTTTGTGACCTTGGTCGGGCAGGAAATTCTTCGCGGAAAACATATTCGTGAAGGGGGAGTTTCTCCGGAAGATTGGTTGCATTTTATGATTTCTTTGCTCTGCCATGATATTGGTTATATTAAAGGAGTATGTCGCAACGATCGCCATGCCGAGAGATTATACGATTCGGGTATTCGAGATAATTTAATCCAATTACCTGCAGGAGCAACCGATGCCGGTCTCACCCCCTATCATGTCGATCGCGGAAAGCGGTTTATTGAGGAGCGTTTTGGCGGCCATAAATTAATTGATGCAGAGGAAATTAAGCGGAACATTGAGTTAACTCGTTTCCCGGTTCCCAACGATGAAGATCATGCCGATACCATTAATTATCCGGGGTTGGTGCGCGGAGCGGATTTAATCGGGCAACTGAGCGATCCGCACTATTTGCAAAAAATTCCCGCTCTGTTTTACGAGTTTCAAGAAAATGGAGCGAATAAACAGTTAGGATATAGTAATCCAGGCGATTTGCGCAATAATTATCCCTCGTTTTTTTGGAATGTGGTTTCCTCTTATATTCAATCTTCACTCAATCATTTAAAGCTAACGCAAGAAGGAAAACAGGTAATTGCTAACTTGTATGCGAATGTTTTTCGAGTGGAACATGAAGCAGAAACCAGTAAGTTTATTTAG
- a CDS encoding ABC transporter permease: MTALLGAVELGLLYSLVGLGVYLSFRILDFPDLTVDGSFPLGSVVAATLIVQGVHPIIATAIAILAGGLAGACTAWLTVQFKILNLLSSILTAIALYSINLRIAGRPNVPLLGETTLFSPLSELSLPRQVAIPLVLAFAIVFIKLALDWLLATDWGLSVRATGANPTMAEAAGIYTGRVTILGMALSNSLVALAGALFAQIYGFADVALGVGTIVLGLAAVIIGETVIPGKTVVRATLGVVCGAILYRLAVALALNANFIGLKAQDLNLVTAVLVAIALILPQIHAKH; this comes from the coding sequence ATGACTGCCCTCCTCGGAGCTGTTGAACTGGGTTTACTCTATTCTTTAGTCGGGTTAGGGGTGTATCTATCCTTCCGCATCCTAGATTTTCCCGACCTCACGGTTGACGGTAGCTTTCCTCTCGGAAGCGTTGTGGCCGCAACCCTGATCGTGCAAGGAGTCCATCCGATTATTGCAACGGCGATCGCCATTCTGGCTGGAGGTCTGGCTGGCGCTTGTACGGCTTGGCTGACGGTACAGTTCAAGATCCTCAATCTCCTCTCGAGCATTTTAACGGCGATCGCGCTCTATTCGATTAACTTGCGCATTGCCGGCCGGCCCAATGTTCCGCTCTTGGGAGAAACCACTCTCTTCAGCCCCCTCAGCGAGCTTTCCCTGCCCCGGCAAGTCGCCATTCCTCTGGTTTTAGCGTTTGCGATCGTTTTCATTAAACTCGCCTTAGATTGGCTCCTAGCCACGGATTGGGGCTTGTCCGTGCGAGCGACGGGAGCCAATCCCACCATGGCGGAAGCTGCGGGAATTTATACCGGTCGCGTCACGATTCTGGGAATGGCCCTCAGTAATAGCTTAGTCGCTTTGGCTGGCGCTCTCTTCGCGCAAATTTATGGCTTTGCCGATGTGGCTCTGGGAGTCGGAACCATTGTTCTCGGACTGGCAGCGGTCATTATCGGAGAAACAGTTATCCCCGGAAAAACAGTGGTTCGCGCCACCTTGGGAGTCGTCTGCGGCGCTATTCTCTATCGCTTGGCCGTTGCTTTGGCTTTAAATGCAAACTTCATCGGACTCAAGGCACAAGATTTAAATTTAGTGACCGCTGTTCTGGTGGCGATCGCCTTAATTCTACCGCAAATACACGCCAAACATTAA
- a CDS encoding mannose-1-phosphate guanylyltransferase: MADPIIPVILAGGKGERFWPLSRKQRPKQFLSLDGTGSTLLQTTAERLVALAGGWDKVWVCTSRQLASGVREQLPQLPEANILAEPEGRDTAPAVAWTTLKVAERYGEDAPIGFFPADHWIGDRPAFEQTIRAAVELATKEEAIVTLGVKPAYPSTGYGYIEQGEAQGNYLNLPVYQVQRFTEKPDRTTAEQFIARGCFSWNSGMFIFRAGVVLSELKAYAPEILNPLQEQGENAYSELPKISIDYALMEKTQLAYVLPADFGWDDLGDWNAMARLLQGEQTNLELGNHVGLDTQGAIVYDEDPEGVVVTIGLEDVVIVRDGKATLIVKKERTQEIKKVLGILKSDPQYQHLL; the protein is encoded by the coding sequence ATGGCCGATCCGATTATCCCCGTAATTCTCGCCGGTGGTAAAGGAGAGCGTTTTTGGCCCCTCAGTCGCAAACAGCGCCCGAAACAGTTTTTGAGTTTGGATGGAACGGGTTCGACGTTGCTCCAAACGACAGCCGAGCGACTGGTTGCCTTAGCTGGAGGTTGGGATAAGGTCTGGGTTTGTACTTCCCGTCAACTGGCCTCTGGAGTGCGCGAGCAACTCCCCCAACTTCCGGAAGCGAATATATTGGCGGAACCGGAAGGTCGCGATACGGCCCCAGCGGTAGCTTGGACGACGTTAAAGGTGGCCGAACGCTATGGTGAAGATGCGCCCATCGGATTTTTTCCGGCGGATCATTGGATCGGCGATCGCCCGGCCTTTGAACAGACCATTCGCGCTGCAGTAGAATTAGCGACGAAGGAGGAGGCGATCGTGACTCTCGGCGTGAAACCGGCTTATCCGTCTACCGGATATGGATATATCGAACAAGGAGAAGCACAAGGAAACTATCTGAATTTACCCGTTTATCAGGTACAGCGCTTCACCGAAAAACCGGATAGGACTACTGCCGAACAATTTATCGCCCGAGGGTGTTTTAGTTGGAATAGTGGCATGTTTATTTTTCGCGCCGGTGTCGTTCTCTCCGAACTGAAGGCTTACGCTCCAGAGATCTTAAACCCGCTCCAAGAACAAGGAGAAAATGCTTACAGCGAACTGCCCAAAATTTCTATCGACTATGCCTTAATGGAAAAAACTCAACTCGCCTACGTGCTTCCTGCTGACTTTGGTTGGGACGATCTGGGAGACTGGAATGCCATGGCTAGATTATTGCAAGGAGAGCAAACTAATCTAGAATTGGGAAATCATGTGGGGTTGGATACCCAAGGGGCGATCGTTTATGATGAAGATCCCGAAGGTGTTGTGGTGACCATTGGCTTAGAGGATGTGGTCATTGTTCGCGATGGGAAAGCGACGTTGATCGTGAAGAAAGAACGGACGCAAGAGATTAAAAAAGTTCTCGGAATACTGAAATCCGATCCTCAATATCAACATTTACTCTAA
- a CDS encoding ABC transporter substrate-binding protein → MAQKNDTQLLLVAMLICLGIVGFGGWWFLHRGGNTLLHRDTPTLASSDAETAGIPVKERFSEGEKILIYQNTTMEKEEGISAIATGDWQSAITELEASLAKNPNDPEALIYLNNARIGNQNSYVIAALVPITSQLDGAQELLRGVAQAQAEINQKGGINGTPVRIIIGDDSNDGEIAADIARALVEDDRVLGAIGHFSSQVSLAAANIYQQGELVAISPTSTSVDLSTAGSYIFRTVPSDRFTGTTLSRYLLQTLDKQKVAIFYNSESNYSQSLTNAFTTALLADGGETVAEFDLSSVMFNPSSAVKQAVTQGAEAIVLATDSTVLNSALDVIVANDRQLPLLGGDSLYKATVLEKAGNEAEAMVVTIPWHILANLDSPFSQSSLQLWKAQVNWRTALAYDALLVLAEAIATDPTRSGIQQALGTLDVPVSGASGPIRFLPSGDRNQALQLVKIEAGDRTGFGYDFVPINE, encoded by the coding sequence TGCTCGTGGCAATGTTAATCTGTTTGGGAATTGTTGGGTTCGGAGGGTGGTGGTTTCTGCATCGAGGAGGAAACACTCTCTTGCACAGAGATACGCCAACTTTGGCCAGCTCAGACGCAGAAACAGCAGGAATTCCAGTCAAAGAGCGCTTCAGCGAAGGAGAGAAAATCCTCATTTACCAAAATACAACGATGGAGAAAGAAGAAGGGATTTCGGCGATCGCCACGGGTGACTGGCAGTCGGCTATTACCGAGCTAGAAGCCTCTTTAGCCAAGAATCCTAACGATCCCGAAGCCCTCATTTACCTCAATAACGCGCGCATTGGCAACCAAAACTCTTACGTCATAGCTGCTCTAGTTCCCATCACCAGCCAGCTCGACGGCGCCCAAGAGTTGCTGCGCGGGGTGGCTCAAGCGCAAGCCGAAATCAATCAAAAAGGCGGTATTAATGGCACGCCAGTCCGCATCATTATCGGCGATGATAGTAACGATGGGGAAATAGCCGCAGACATTGCCCGAGCGCTGGTCGAAGATGACCGAGTTTTAGGCGCGATCGGTCACTTTAGTTCCCAGGTGAGTTTAGCCGCTGCTAATATTTACCAACAAGGAGAGCTGGTCGCGATCTCTCCGACATCAACATCTGTCGATCTCTCCACAGCAGGAAGTTATATTTTTCGCACGGTACCGAGCGATCGCTTTACGGGAACCACGTTATCGCGATATCTCTTGCAAACGTTAGATAAGCAGAAGGTTGCCATTTTTTACAACTCGGAGAGCAACTACAGCCAGTCTCTGACCAATGCATTTACCACTGCTCTCTTGGCTGATGGCGGGGAAACCGTTGCCGAGTTCGATCTATCTTCGGTGATGTTTAATCCCAGTAGCGCGGTAAAACAGGCCGTCACCCAAGGCGCAGAAGCGATCGTCTTAGCTACAGATTCTACCGTACTCAATTCTGCTTTAGACGTTATTGTTGCTAACGATCGCCAACTGCCCCTTCTCGGTGGCGATAGCCTGTATAAAGCCACAGTGTTAGAGAAGGCGGGCAACGAGGCAGAAGCCATGGTTGTCACAATTCCCTGGCATATTTTAGCCAACCTCGACTCCCCATTTTCCCAAAGCAGCCTACAGTTATGGAAAGCTCAAGTGAATTGGCGTACGGCCCTAGCCTACGATGCCCTCCTTGTCTTAGCCGAGGCGATCGCTACAGACCCCACTCGTTCGGGAATACAGCAAGCTCTAGGTACGCTAGATGTCCCGGTGAGTGGCGCATCCGGCCCGATCCGCTTTTTGCCGTCGGGCGATCGCAACCAGGCGTTGCAGTTAGTAAAAATTGAGGCTGGCGATCGCACGGGATTCGGCTACGATTTTGTCCCCATCAATGAATAA